One Hypanus sabinus isolate sHypSab1 chromosome 4, sHypSab1.hap1, whole genome shotgun sequence genomic region harbors:
- the cfap298 gene encoding cilia- and flagella-associated protein 298 isoform X2, with product MSGQRNVFPVEVLNLKKTKLDGEMDKKQIQANVCVTMEMVNEALDQLRGAVMIVYPMGLPPHDPIRQEFEGKEDLSGLQAGKMVIEDSEARLWWAGKELQRGKKLSDYVGKNEKTKIVVKIQKQSHGAPAREPIITEDEQKQMMMYYHRRQEELKKLDENDDECYLDSAWADRHALKRQFQGVSNIRWGPGK from the exons ATGAGTGGGCAGAGAAATGTATTCCCAGTGGAGGTTTTGAATTTAAAAAAGACGAAATTGGACGGAGAAATGGACAAG AAACAAATTCAGGCTAACGTATGTGTAACAATGGAGATGGTTAATGAAGCACTTGACCAACTGCGAGGAGCTGTTATGATAGTTTATCCCATGGGACTTCCACCACATGACCCAATCCGACAAGAATTTGAAGGGAAAGAAGATCTGTCGGGATTGCAG GCTGGGAAAATGGTGATTGAAGACTCTGAAGCTCGTCTGTGGTGGGCTGGAAAAGAGTTGCAAAGAGGAAAGAAACTATCTGATTATGTTGGCAAAAATGAGAAAACCAAAATTGTTGTAAAGATACAGAAG CAAAGCCATGGTGCTCCAGCCAGAGAACCAATTATCACAGAGGATGAACAGAAGCAAATGATGATGTATTACCACAGGAGACAAGAAGAACTCAAG AAACTTGATGAAAATGATGATGAATGCTATCTTGATTCAGCTTGGGCAGATAGACATGCTCTGAAAAGGCAGTTTCAGGGTGTAAGTAACATCAGATGGGGTCCTGGAAAATAG